The Salinibaculum sp. SYNS191 genome has a window encoding:
- the ppc gene encoding phosphoenolpyruvate carboxylase, protein MERSSLHNRTLEQDIGALGDILEAVITEQADAADFELVEEIREAAAEYREGDHDSREPISRALTSVDADTQSTVARAFTTYFILTNLAEERERVRAVRRGQDQGTFADSIEAAVQRLVADGADPEEVERVLEDVSIQPTFTAHPTEARRKTVKAKLRRSAGSLRSLDERRLTEKEQEDLLTELKSEVETLWQTALIRDRRPEVTDEALNVQWYLENVLYDRIGETYSELDRVLSENYDADIDVSQLYEFRSWAGSDRDGNPYVTPEVTEETLDRQRSVALSLYRDDLSDLVGTLSAEQSQITVEDHLAEQFELRKARLPAVASEVETRYEGEPYRQFLELVRAGLARVAGVLPGGYRDEDEFVADVAALEESLRANNAAEVADTHVTPLRRKAETFGFTLAGLDLRDHRQKHTTALEDALSAVGVDYAGMDEAERVDFLTEAVLQDEPVIDLTDTADLGETAQRVLTRFDHLADWQREYGVSAIDTYCISMCEEPSHVLEVLFLADQAEVVDLPTHCGLDIVPLLETEYALSGAKRIMGTLFENEAYAAALAAREDVQEIMLGYSDSNKENGFLAANWSLHVNQKRLADITEAHDVELRLFHGRGGSISRGGGPMSDALLALPPETVTGQVKFTEQGEAISEKYANPRIAERSLEQMLNAQMRARYNALSDPGEDVPERWTAAMETAADAARDAYRDLLDSDGFVEYFEEATPIRVIEDLNLGSRPASRTGERTVEDLRSIPWVFSWTQARCILPGWYSLAAGFQAYLDEGGDIETLQEMYEEWPFFATTLDNASLALARTDLEIAAGYADLATEDLQEQFFPRIESEYEAACDLLRRITGRDHLLERAWLRESLSRRNPHVDPLNVLQMQLLRDDDRSELEQSTLRMTVKGIAAGMQNTG, encoded by the coding sequence ATGGAACGGTCTTCGTTGCACAATCGCACACTGGAGCAGGACATTGGCGCGCTCGGGGACATCCTCGAAGCGGTCATCACGGAGCAGGCGGACGCGGCCGATTTCGAACTCGTCGAGGAGATACGGGAGGCGGCGGCCGAGTACCGGGAAGGGGACCACGACTCCCGCGAACCGATTTCGCGGGCGCTCACGAGCGTCGACGCCGACACGCAGTCGACCGTCGCACGCGCGTTCACGACGTATTTCATCCTCACAAATCTCGCGGAAGAGCGCGAACGGGTCCGGGCCGTCCGGCGCGGCCAGGACCAGGGGACCTTCGCCGACAGCATCGAGGCCGCGGTCCAGCGCCTCGTCGCCGACGGGGCAGACCCCGAGGAGGTGGAGCGCGTCCTCGAGGACGTCTCCATCCAGCCGACGTTCACCGCGCACCCGACGGAGGCACGCCGGAAGACGGTCAAGGCGAAGCTCCGCCGAAGCGCCGGGTCGCTGCGCTCGCTCGACGAGCGCCGGCTCACCGAGAAGGAACAGGAGGACCTGCTGACGGAGCTGAAGTCGGAGGTGGAGACGCTCTGGCAGACGGCGCTCATCCGTGACCGCCGCCCGGAGGTGACCGACGAGGCGCTGAACGTCCAGTGGTACCTGGAGAACGTCCTCTACGACCGCATCGGCGAGACCTACAGCGAACTCGACAGGGTGCTGTCGGAGAACTACGACGCCGACATCGACGTCTCGCAACTCTACGAGTTCCGGTCGTGGGCCGGTAGCGACCGCGACGGGAACCCTTACGTGACCCCGGAGGTGACCGAGGAGACTCTCGACCGACAACGGTCGGTCGCGCTGTCGCTGTACCGCGACGACCTGAGCGACCTCGTCGGGACGCTGAGCGCGGAGCAGTCCCAGATTACCGTCGAGGACCACCTCGCAGAGCAGTTCGAACTCCGGAAGGCGCGCCTTCCCGCGGTCGCGTCGGAGGTCGAGACCCGCTACGAGGGCGAGCCCTACCGCCAGTTCCTCGAACTCGTCCGCGCCGGCCTCGCACGCGTCGCCGGCGTCCTGCCAGGCGGCTACCGCGACGAGGACGAGTTCGTCGCCGACGTGGCGGCGCTGGAGGAGAGCCTGCGCGCCAACAACGCCGCGGAGGTCGCCGACACCCACGTCACGCCGCTCCGCCGGAAGGCCGAAACCTTCGGGTTCACGCTCGCCGGCCTGGACCTCCGTGACCACCGCCAGAAGCACACGACCGCCCTCGAAGACGCGCTGTCGGCCGTGGGCGTCGACTACGCCGGGATGGACGAGGCCGAGCGCGTCGACTTCCTGACCGAGGCGGTGCTCCAGGACGAACCGGTCATCGACCTCACCGACACCGCCGACCTCGGGGAGACGGCCCAGCGGGTGCTGACCCGGTTCGACCACCTCGCGGACTGGCAACGCGAGTACGGCGTCTCGGCGATCGACACGTACTGCATCTCGATGTGCGAGGAGCCGAGCCACGTCCTGGAAGTGCTCTTTCTCGCCGACCAGGCCGAGGTCGTCGACCTGCCGACCCACTGCGGCCTCGACATCGTGCCGCTGCTGGAGACGGAGTACGCCCTCTCGGGTGCGAAACGCATCATGGGGACGCTCTTCGAGAACGAGGCCTACGCCGCGGCGCTCGCCGCGCGCGAGGACGTCCAGGAGATAATGCTCGGCTACTCCGACTCGAACAAGGAGAACGGCTTCCTGGCGGCCAACTGGAGCCTCCACGTCAACCAGAAGCGCCTCGCCGACATCACCGAGGCCCACGACGTGGAACTGCGCCTGTTCCACGGCCGCGGCGGGTCCATCTCCCGCGGTGGCGGCCCGATGAGCGACGCGCTGCTCGCGTTGCCACCGGAGACGGTCACCGGGCAGGTGAAGTTCACCGAACAGGGCGAGGCCATCTCCGAGAAGTACGCGAACCCGCGCATCGCCGAGCGGTCGCTCGAACAGATGCTGAACGCCCAGATGCGGGCGCGGTACAACGCGCTATCGGACCCCGGCGAGGACGTACCGGAGCGCTGGACGGCGGCGATGGAGACCGCGGCCGACGCGGCCCGCGACGCTTACCGCGACCTGCTCGACTCCGACGGGTTCGTCGAGTACTTCGAGGAGGCGACGCCCATCCGGGTCATCGAGGACCTCAACCTCGGGTCGCGGCCGGCCTCACGCACCGGCGAGCGGACCGTCGAGGACCTCCGGTCGATTCCGTGGGTGTTCTCCTGGACGCAGGCCCGCTGTATCCTGCCGGGGTGGTACTCGCTGGCCGCGGGCTTCCAGGCGTACCTCGACGAGGGCGGCGACATCGAGACGTTACAGGAGATGTACGAGGAGTGGCCCTTCTTCGCGACGACGCTCGACAACGCGTCGCTGGCGCTGGCCCGGACGGACCTCGAAATCGCCGCCGGATACGCCGACCTGGCGACCGAGGACCTCCAGGAACAGTTCTTCCCGCGTATCGAGTCCGAGTACGAGGCCGCCTGCGACCTCCTGAGACGTATCACCGGGCGTGACCACCTGCTCGAACGCGCCTGGCTGCGGGAGAGTCTCTCGCGCCGGAACCCCCACGTCGACCCGCTGAACGTCCTCCAGATGCAACTGCTCCGGGACGACGACCGCAGCGAACTAGAGCAGTCGACGCTGCGGATGACTGTCAAGGGCATCGCGGCGGGGATGCAAAACACCGGCTGA
- a CDS encoding DoxX family protein, whose product MVYRSRPAVVATLAAGVVAVLGVAPVQAHVDYVTEESGQSLDPVAFLVETVSDPTNLLLLGGGAVGLGAVLGAYFVVRPKVEDVVVLRETLAGYDDLIPWMLRLSVGLPLVGAGFAGYLFSPAVPFDTTARPFLRLLLIGLGFFTLFGMLTRIVSTVGLAAYLLTLVAQPRAILAVEFLPGFLALMVLGGGRPSADHMLQQVASTEGTLYGRVDPVHHLKAYLDEASTRFRRYVPTALRVGLGVGFIYLGLTQKLGDPARSLAVVEKYGLTRVVPVDPGMWVVGAGLMEMAVGAALVVGFLTRANAAVAFVLFTSTLFGLPDDPVLAHVTLFGMASAVFIMGAGPYSFDEWAGRPTVFDTEAVVPGD is encoded by the coding sequence ATGGTTTACAGGTCCCGACCGGCTGTTGTGGCAACGCTGGCCGCGGGGGTGGTGGCGGTACTGGGTGTCGCGCCAGTGCAGGCACACGTCGACTACGTGACCGAGGAGTCGGGACAGTCGCTGGACCCCGTCGCCTTCCTCGTCGAGACAGTGTCCGATCCGACGAACCTCCTGTTGCTCGGCGGTGGCGCCGTCGGCCTGGGCGCAGTGCTCGGGGCGTACTTCGTCGTGCGACCGAAGGTCGAAGACGTCGTCGTGCTCCGTGAGACCCTCGCCGGGTACGACGACCTCATCCCGTGGATGCTGCGGCTCAGCGTCGGCCTCCCGCTGGTCGGGGCGGGCTTCGCCGGCTACCTGTTCTCGCCGGCGGTGCCGTTCGACACCACCGCCCGCCCCTTCCTGCGGTTGTTGCTCATCGGGCTGGGCTTTTTCACGCTCTTTGGGATGTTGACCCGCATCGTCAGCACCGTCGGACTCGCGGCGTACCTGCTGACGCTGGTCGCACAGCCCCGGGCCATCCTCGCCGTCGAGTTCCTGCCGGGATTCCTGGCGCTGATGGTCCTCGGAGGGGGTCGGCCCAGCGCCGACCACATGCTCCAGCAGGTCGCCAGCACGGAGGGGACGCTGTACGGGCGCGTCGACCCCGTCCACCACCTCAAGGCGTACCTGGACGAGGCGAGCACACGCTTCCGCCGGTACGTGCCGACCGCCCTTCGCGTGGGCCTGGGCGTCGGGTTCATCTACCTGGGACTCACGCAGAAACTCGGTGACCCGGCGCGGTCACTCGCCGTCGTCGAGAAGTACGGCCTGACGCGGGTGGTGCCGGTCGACCCGGGCATGTGGGTGGTCGGTGCCGGCCTCATGGAGATGGCCGTCGGGGCGGCGCTCGTCGTCGGCTTCCTCACCCGTGCCAACGCCGCGGTGGCGTTCGTCCTCTTTACCTCGACGCTGTTCGGCCTCCCGGACGACCCCGTACTCGCCCACGTCACGCTGTTCGGCATGGCCTCGGCCGTCTTCATCATGGGCGCGGGACCGTACTCCTTCGACGAGTGGGCCGGCCGACCGACCGTGTTCGACACCGAAGCGGTCGTGCCCGGCGACTGA
- a CDS encoding Zn-ribbon domain-containing OB-fold protein — protein sequence MSDDDRVRDNGYDDFLDAVEEGEPYYLESPSGNGWLPPRQMDPETGERDLTEEPLPETGEILTSTITNVAGPSFADDAPFVVAVAQFGPVRITGQVRGMDHEDVDIGQEVTIGVGENETEGERLVVFEPA from the coding sequence ATGAGCGACGACGACAGAGTTCGCGACAACGGCTACGACGACTTCCTCGACGCCGTCGAGGAGGGTGAACCGTACTACCTGGAGAGTCCCAGCGGCAACGGCTGGCTCCCGCCCCGACAGATGGACCCCGAAACCGGCGAGCGCGACCTCACGGAGGAGCCGCTCCCGGAGACGGGCGAGATTCTGACGTCGACGATTACGAACGTCGCCGGGCCGTCCTTCGCCGACGACGCACCCTTCGTCGTCGCCGTCGCACAGTTCGGTCCCGTCCGCATCACCGGCCAGGTCCGCGGCATGGACCACGAGGACGTCGACATCGGTCAGGAGGTCACCATCGGCGTCGGCGAAAACGAGACGGAAGGCGAGCGACTCGTCGTCTTCGAGCCGGCCTGA
- a CDS encoding thiolase domain-containing protein: MTRVPIAGVGMTKFGKSGERTAREMFAEAAGKAYDDAGIAPDDVDEVYYGNFMGEIAEQQGHSGPLAADAAGVTAPATRIESACASSGAAVRHGVNRIRNGDVDVVLVGGAERMTNLSTADGTAGLAAAADALWEVKAGVTFPGAYSLMANRYFHEHGGSREDLANIAVKNHDNAVENPLAQFQMEIDVEKVLEAPTVCSPFGLFDCSPMSDGGSAALLVSEDYADDHGLGPEVAITGTGQNGDRLALQDRVSMSRAPAAERAAEQAYADAGIGPDDVDVAEVHDCFTIAEVLAIEALGFYEQGEGIKAATNGETTIDGELPVNLSGGLKAKGHPVGATGGAQISELTKLLRGDHVNSDAVSDAEIGLTHNAGGTVASCVVNVLEVIA, from the coding sequence ATGACACGGGTACCAATCGCCGGCGTCGGCATGACGAAGTTCGGCAAGAGCGGCGAGCGCACCGCCCGCGAGATGTTCGCCGAAGCCGCCGGCAAGGCATACGACGACGCCGGTATCGCACCGGACGACGTCGACGAGGTGTACTACGGTAACTTCATGGGCGAAATCGCGGAGCAGCAGGGCCACTCCGGCCCGCTCGCCGCAGACGCTGCCGGTGTCACTGCCCCCGCCACGCGCATCGAGAGCGCCTGCGCATCCAGCGGGGCCGCCGTGCGCCACGGCGTCAACCGCATCCGCAACGGCGACGTCGACGTCGTCCTCGTCGGCGGTGCCGAGCGCATGACCAACCTCTCGACTGCGGACGGAACCGCGGGACTGGCAGCCGCTGCGGACGCGCTGTGGGAGGTCAAAGCCGGGGTGACCTTCCCCGGGGCCTATTCGCTGATGGCCAACCGCTACTTCCACGAACACGGCGGCTCCCGCGAGGACCTCGCCAACATCGCCGTCAAGAACCACGACAACGCCGTCGAAAACCCCCTCGCACAGTTCCAGATGGAGATAGACGTCGAGAAAGTGCTGGAGGCGCCGACGGTCTGTTCGCCGTTCGGGCTGTTCGACTGCTCGCCGATGAGCGACGGCGGTAGCGCCGCACTGCTCGTCAGCGAGGACTACGCCGACGACCACGGCCTCGGGCCGGAGGTGGCAATCACTGGCACAGGGCAGAACGGCGACCGCCTCGCGCTCCAGGACCGCGTCTCCATGTCCCGCGCACCCGCCGCAGAACGCGCGGCGGAGCAGGCCTACGCGGACGCGGGCATCGGCCCGGACGACGTCGACGTCGCGGAGGTCCACGACTGCTTCACAATCGCGGAAGTGCTGGCTATCGAAGCGCTGGGCTTCTACGAGCAGGGCGAAGGTATCAAAGCGGCCACTAACGGCGAGACGACCATCGACGGCGAGTTGCCGGTCAACCTCTCCGGCGGTCTGAAAGCCAAAGGTCACCCCGTCGGCGCAACCGGCGGCGCGCAGATTTCCGAGTTGACGAAACTCCTGCGCGGCGACCACGTCAACAGCGACGCAGTCTCCGACGCCGAAATCGGCCTCACCCACAACGCCGGTGGCACCGTCGCGAGTTGTGTCGTGAACGTCCTGGAGGTGATAGCATGA
- a CDS encoding beta-ketoacyl-ACP reductase: MSLENRTCLVTGASKGIGRGIAEELGEHGADVAVNYRSSEEEAYEVVDYIEDAGGTAVPVQADVAKIDEVEGMYEEVHDAFGNIDVLVNNAGITVDKKFENMTREDWDRVMQVNLGGVFNCTKVCFEDIRQAHEGRLINISSVVGQQGNYGQANYATTKSGLFGFTRTIALELAHEGSTANCVAPGFVKTDMLADVPDRVKEGILERIPLDRFAEVEDIVSMVTFIAQKQSSYMTGQILGINGGMEW; this comes from the coding sequence ATGTCCCTAGAGAACAGGACGTGCCTGGTAACCGGTGCGTCCAAAGGTATCGGGCGTGGCATCGCCGAAGAACTCGGCGAACACGGCGCAGACGTCGCCGTGAACTATCGCAGTTCGGAGGAAGAGGCGTACGAAGTCGTCGATTACATCGAAGACGCGGGCGGCACCGCCGTCCCCGTCCAGGCGGACGTGGCGAAGATAGACGAAGTCGAGGGGATGTACGAGGAGGTGCACGACGCCTTCGGTAACATCGACGTACTCGTCAACAACGCGGGTATCACCGTCGACAAGAAGTTCGAGAACATGACCCGCGAGGACTGGGACCGCGTCATGCAGGTCAACCTCGGCGGCGTCTTCAACTGCACGAAAGTGTGCTTCGAAGACATTCGGCAAGCCCACGAGGGCCGACTCATCAACATCTCCAGCGTCGTCGGCCAGCAGGGCAACTACGGCCAGGCCAACTACGCCACCACCAAGTCCGGTCTGTTCGGCTTCACCCGGACTATCGCGCTCGAACTCGCACACGAGGGTTCGACGGCGAACTGCGTGGCACCGGGCTTCGTGAAGACCGACATGCTCGCCGATGTCCCCGACCGCGTCAAGGAGGGGATTCTCGAACGGATTCCGCTCGACCGCTTCGCCGAGGTCGAGGACATCGTCAGCATGGTCACGTTCATCGCACAGAAGCAGTCTAGTTACATGACAGGACAGATTCTCGGCATCAACGGCGGGATGGAGTGGTGA
- the rtcA gene encoding RNA 3'-terminal phosphate cyclase: MLSIDGATGGGQILRTALTLAAVTDTPFRIENIRGERPEPGLGAQHLAAVDLAADLCDATVEGAERGAESLTFEPGEERQTSLSVAVGTAGSLTLLFDAVLPVAAVIDDPLRVTATGGTDVKWSPTMAYFRRVKLPLLARFGLDAAVTLDRTGFYPAGGGEATLTAGPSSLSPLALDSRGTLDRVDVYSKASESLEERDVADRQADQATDRLTAAGFSVGEPTVEYVPAHSPGSALLVAGVYEDTVAGGDALGEPGRTSEAVADSAVDRFLDFHDGDAAVDEHMADQVLVYLALAGGRVRIPAVTDHVETNLAVLSAFDSDLSLEREGDGAVVEASPHPSLR; encoded by the coding sequence ATGCTCTCCATCGACGGCGCAACCGGGGGCGGACAGATTCTCCGGACAGCGCTCACTCTCGCGGCGGTCACAGACACGCCGTTTCGCATCGAGAACATCCGGGGGGAACGGCCGGAGCCGGGGCTGGGCGCACAGCACCTCGCCGCGGTCGACCTCGCTGCGGACCTCTGTGACGCGACTGTCGAGGGAGCGGAACGCGGGGCGGAGTCGCTCACGTTCGAACCCGGCGAGGAGCGACAGACGTCGCTGTCGGTCGCGGTCGGAACTGCGGGGAGCCTGACGCTTCTGTTCGATGCGGTGCTCCCCGTCGCAGCGGTCATCGACGACCCGCTCCGGGTGACTGCGACCGGTGGAACCGACGTGAAGTGGTCGCCGACGATGGCGTACTTCCGGCGGGTGAAGCTCCCGCTCCTGGCCCGGTTCGGGCTGGACGCCGCGGTCACGCTCGACCGGACGGGGTTCTATCCGGCCGGCGGCGGCGAGGCGACGCTGACGGCCGGACCGTCGTCGCTGTCACCGCTCGCCCTCGATTCGCGCGGGACCCTCGACCGCGTCGACGTCTACTCGAAAGCCTCCGAGAGCCTCGAAGAGCGTGACGTGGCCGACAGACAGGCCGACCAGGCGACGGACCGGCTGACGGCGGCAGGCTTCTCCGTGGGCGAACCGACCGTCGAGTACGTCCCCGCGCACTCGCCGGGGTCGGCGCTGCTGGTGGCGGGGGTCTACGAGGACACGGTGGCCGGTGGGGACGCGCTTGGCGAACCCGGCCGCACCTCCGAGGCGGTCGCGGACAGCGCAGTCGACCGCTTCCTCGACTTCCACGACGGCGACGCGGCGGTGGACGAGCACATGGCCGACCAGGTGCTGGTGTATCTCGCGCTCGCCGGTGGCCGCGTCCGGATTCCGGCCGTCACCGACCACGTCGAGACGAACCTCGCCGTCCTGTCGGCCTTCGACAGCGACCTGTCACTCGAACGCGAGGGCGACGGTGCCGTCGTCGAGGCGTCTCCTCACCCCAGTCTCCGGTAG
- a CDS encoding pyridoxamine 5'-phosphate oxidase family protein gives MSVDELQEYGLERMNDEQIREFLGSQSTGVLGLPAEEVPYMIPMSYAADGDSSIYFTYLLGPSSNKEALSQQGDRARFLVYSVETMFNWRSVLLAGPLSEVPEEEWSDLEDVLTNAWRPELFKNAGTGGNVKVYELEIQARDGIRHTGLARGFQESIDY, from the coding sequence ATGTCCGTTGACGAACTGCAGGAGTACGGTCTGGAGCGGATGAACGACGAGCAGATTCGGGAGTTCCTCGGCTCGCAATCGACGGGCGTGCTCGGCCTGCCGGCGGAGGAGGTGCCCTACATGATTCCGATGTCCTACGCAGCCGACGGGGACTCCAGTATCTATTTCACCTACCTGCTGGGGCCATCGAGCAACAAGGAGGCGCTCAGTCAGCAGGGAGACCGCGCCCGATTTCTCGTCTACAGCGTCGAGACGATGTTCAACTGGCGCAGCGTGCTCCTGGCCGGCCCGCTCTCCGAGGTTCCGGAGGAGGAGTGGTCGGATCTCGAAGACGTCCTGACGAACGCCTGGCGGCCGGAGCTGTTCAAGAACGCCGGAACCGGCGGCAACGTCAAAGTCTACGAACTGGAGATACAGGCCCGCGACGGCATCCGGCACACCGGGCTGGCACGCGGCTTCCAGGAGAGCATCGACTACTGA
- a CDS encoding cation diffusion facilitator family transporter, whose translation MTSHDHGPEPGAGDRSVRKLGLVAVINLFGFVVELVGGLLFGSVALIGDAFHMLFDALAYVIALGATLVARRSNPGGRWSYGLYRVEPFAAFLNGLLLVPMVGYLLFESYRRYLSPVEVDTTMTLVLATGGLLVNVGSVLVLQGGEMSLNERGAFYHLLGDAGASVAVIVSTLVIRFTGVVAVDPATAVVIAGLIVWSALVLLRESGAIFFQQSPVDPAAVRTALADLDAVDSVEDLHVWSLSSQISVASVFVTDATTSLDERDALVGRVHEVLESEFGITHATVEVVSERHEHRLA comes from the coding sequence ATGACGTCCCACGACCACGGACCCGAACCCGGGGCGGGTGACCGGAGCGTCCGGAAACTCGGACTGGTCGCCGTCATCAATCTGTTCGGGTTCGTCGTCGAACTGGTCGGGGGCCTGCTCTTTGGCTCCGTGGCACTCATCGGGGACGCCTTCCACATGCTCTTCGACGCGCTCGCCTACGTCATCGCGCTCGGGGCGACCCTCGTCGCACGGCGCTCGAATCCGGGCGGCCGGTGGTCCTACGGCCTGTATCGCGTCGAACCGTTCGCCGCCTTTCTCAACGGCCTCCTCCTCGTTCCGATGGTCGGCTACCTCCTGTTCGAGTCCTACCGGCGGTACCTCTCGCCGGTCGAGGTCGACACCACGATGACGCTCGTGCTGGCGACTGGCGGCCTCCTCGTCAACGTCGGGTCCGTCCTGGTCCTGCAGGGCGGCGAGATGAGCCTGAACGAGCGGGGCGCGTTCTACCACCTGCTGGGCGACGCCGGCGCGTCGGTCGCCGTCATCGTCTCGACGCTGGTCATCAGGTTCACCGGCGTCGTCGCAGTCGACCCGGCGACGGCAGTGGTCATCGCGGGCCTTATCGTCTGGTCGGCGCTGGTCCTCCTGCGGGAGAGCGGCGCGATATTCTTCCAGCAAAGCCCCGTCGACCCGGCGGCTGTACGGACCGCGCTCGCGGACCTCGACGCCGTCGACTCGGTGGAGGACCTCCACGTCTGGTCGCTCTCCAGCCAGATATCCGTCGCATCCGTGTTCGTGACGGACGCGACGACGTCGCTCGACGAGCGGGACGCTCTCGTCGGCCGGGTACACGAGGTCCTCGAATCCG